The genomic segment ATCATATCATAATACTCTTTATTTTCTTTGCTTTTCCCAATTTTAAACTCGTATTCTTCATTTCCAAATTTGACATCTTTAAGCCCCTTATTTAATCCCTTAAATTCGGATTTTGCAGTATTAATATTTTCTTGAATTTTAGATAAAAAGTGCTCCTTAAACTCTTCTTCTGCATTTTTCCTTGAAGTTTTAACTTGCTCTTCGTATTCGATAACTTTACTTTTTACAAGATTATCAAGTTCATCTAAAAAAGTATTAATACCATTTATCCCGACTTCTGCTCCGAAATCATAAGTAATATTATATGATCCCTGAAGATTCTTTAAATCTTCTTCAGTTTTTGATAATTTAGTTTTATTTCCTTCCTTACTCACATTAAAATTATTTTTAATGACTTCAAAAGATTTGCTTTCAGTTTCTTTGATAAATCTCTCCTCGGCCTCTTTAGCTAAAGATCCAATTTTATTTTTATTTTCCTCTACCTGCACTTTTTTTATAGAAAGAATTCTTCTTTTGTCATCAATAATATTATTAATTGAAGATAAATTTCCTTTTTTATTAATCAATTCATTTTCTATCTTCTTCTTACTTAAATTTAAACTTTCAATTTCCTCTTGAACTTCATTAAGTTTTATTTGAAGGGCCATATAGCTGTTATTCTTTTCTAATTCAAAAATCTCTTCCTTAAGTGTTGAAACCTTATTACTTATATCCACTATTCTTTTTAAAACATCACACTTTTCCCTTAAGTTTTCAAGCTTAAGCTTATTAATTATTTTAATTATATTTGTAACTATACTAATATTTTCTTTTAAAACATTAATTTCAGATAGCAATATATTAAGATTAGCTTTTGCCTGCTCTAATTGATATTTATAAGCATCTTCACCTATGTAAGGAGTTTTATATATCTTTGGATTTATAGCTCTTGCGACATTATTTTTATACATCATACATGTAGGTGTAATTGATGTCTTATGTTCTTTCAACTCTGAAACATTAGTGCATCTTATTACATTTCCTAATATCATATTAATATATCTTTTGGCATCAGTGCTTTTTGAAACCACTACCTCTGCTAAAGAATTTTCAAGAGGATTATCATATTTTGCAAGACCTCCGGTGTTTATTACTCCAACTGAATGTAATCCTTGTGCTTTACTTAATCTCTCATAAATTTTAAGTACTGAATCAAAATCTTCTTCATCTACAATAAGATAAAATCTCTGAGTATTTAAATACCCTTCAACAGCATTTTTCCAAACTGGATCTGTAACTTCCAATAATTCGCACAAGATTTTGGGAACAATTTCTCTTCCTAGTTTTCTTGTTTCCTTTATAATTTCCTCTTTTAAAAGTATAACTTCCTTAGGATATTGAAGATTTCTCTTTTCAAGTTCAGAAATTTGTTTTTCTATATCTTTCCTATTATCTTCTTTCTGTTTTAATTCATACTCATTCCCAGCCCTATACTTTTCCTTATCCTGTTTAGTTTTATCAATTACATTTTCAGTATTTATTGATGTTGTTTTATATTCTTCTATACTATTTTCATCTAGTGAAATCATTTTATTGTAAAAATCACCTATAGTATCCGTATCCAATAGAAGTCTGCTTAATTCTTTAATATAAGATTTTTGTTCACTAAATTGTTTTAAAAATCCATTTTTATTTTCTTTTTCATGTCTATAATCTTTTTCAGCTTGTTCTAAAGAATTCTTCATAGCCTTTAGCGCATTATATTCAGAATTAGAATACAAATCGGCCTGAATATTATTAGCAATCTTTGTTTTATCATTTATTTCATCATAAATAACATTATTCTTGTTAATTAAAGTATCAATATTAACATTCAAAGCGGTAATTTCTTTTATTTTTTGTTCAATTTCCTCTTTTAATAGCTCTTCTTCTGCTTTTAATACTATAAATTCATGAAGACTTATTGTCCTTGAAATACTTTCATATGAAGAGTACTTAACTTCTATTTCCTCGAGCTTTTTAATTTTTACTTTTACTTCATTTAAAATATCTTCAAATTCTTTAAAAGTTCGTATATTTTCCCTAAGTTCATCAATATTAACCGATTTTTCTTCTAGTATGTAAGTATACACAAACTCTTTAACATTAGAAATCGGTTTAAATGCTAAAGCCTTTGGAAGCAATTCAAAAAATTTTTCATTTAGCCTTCCAAGTCTGTGAGAGAAATCCTTTTTAGCATCAACTATCCTTGTTGATGAAAATGTCATATTTAATTCTTTTCCATACAATCTAAAATTAGCTATATCAGCAGGTTCATTATTAACTATAAAAGTTACATCTTCAAATCTGCACTTTTCTACTCTATACCACAGAATCTTTTCTGAAGTTTCAGAAGCTGAATCAATTACTGCTCCAATTATAAAATAATTCTTTTTACTTTCCTCATAAAATTCCAAGGCTACGTGAGCTGAAACATCTCCACTTCTTTCAAATTCATTGTCTTCTCTTCCTGTCTTAAATCTTACATATCCCGATAAACTTCTTTTGGAATTTTCATTAGCTGCCTTATTAAAGTTATTTTTAGAACAAGTTAAGACAAATTGAATAGCATCTAAAATTGTAGACTTTCCTGCACCATTTTCTCCAGATAAAAGAGCTGAGTTTTTAATTTCAATTGTTTCATCCTTAAATGCATGCCAATTGACTAGCCTAATCCCCGTTAACCTCTTCATCATCTTTTACCCCCTTTCTTTTATAAGTTTCTAATTTTTCATAAATACTAGTTATATTTTCGCTTCTTACTATCATTTGAATTGTTGGATAAACTATGATTCTCGCATCACTCAAAGTAATATCTCTATCCAATGTTTCGATGATATTAAATTTTTTTAAAGTTCTTAATGCCTGCCTAAGTAATGTTTTATCCATTAACCTATCTTTAAACCCAAGAGCCATAAACCTGCTTTGTATTTCTTCTATTTCCACAATCACAACTTGAGATAAGGATAATTCCTGCATTTTTTCCTGATATAAAATCCTTAGTATTAAAAGAGTAATACTATCAATAAGTTTTAATGAAATCTTATTATTTCCAAATTTATTAATAAGCTGTGCCGCTTTTATAGATTTATTAATTTCAAGTTCAAATCCTAGTGGTTCAAAATATTCATTAATTGCATCTTTATGTCCTTCTGCAAAATAATAATCCTTTTTTGTGTCTTCCTTTTGCTTGCAAATTAAACAATAGCTTAATAGTTTATTACAAACCCGTTTAAATTCATCTTTCTCCTTAATGGACAGTGAATCATATATCAAAATTACTTCCTCCATATCTCAAAGTTTTTAAAAGTAAATCCATTATTCGAAGCAATAATATCTTTTCTGTTAATGGAATACTTAGACAAAATATGATTACCATATAACCTTATATAAATGATCTTAATAAAATCATCTACACTATTTATCTCAATTTCACTTGCAAGAACCATCTTTTTATCTCCTAAAAGTTCATCAACTATTTCATTTACCTTCTTAGGAGAATACTGTTTTTCCTGCTTTTTCTTAAATTCGTCAATTTTTCTTTGACGCTCTTCCCTTGATAGTGTATCACTTAAAATCTTACCTGGCTTAAAGGACTTTTTTCCTTCATTTGCAATATACAGAGATGTTTCATCTACATAACCATAAGAATACAAAGTGAATAAGTCTGTAACTTCCTCCAGATAATCTGATGATAAACTTAGTTCAAGTTCTTTATATTCATTACTTATGTACTCTAAAATTCCTTTTATGATACCTGTCATATCTTTAGAATTGTTAAGTAAAAATTTAGCCCTAGTTACAGCTGCTCTTATGTATTTAGCATTCTTACTATCAATATCATGCATAATATCGTCTAATTCATTAAATGCATTTATTATGTTATGAACTATATCCTTAACTTTTTCTATTCCCTCATCTAATGAGCCCAATTCTTCATCTTCTCTGTAAAACTCTCCAGCTTCACTTAAAAATTCACTATTATTTAAACTTTCATTAAGCTTTTCAATAATTTTAGGCCTATATTTTGAGACATTTTCTGAAGTTTTTAATCTATGATATGCTTTGTCAATTACTTCTTTAGTATAGTTTCCAAAGAACTCTTGCATTATCTCTTCAGGTGTTTTCTGTTTAGTTAATCTATCCATGTACTTTTTTATATTTGAATTTAAGTTTTTTAATCCACTTATAATTCCTTTAGTGTTTTCAAAAACCTGTTTAATAACTACTCCTGCTTTTTCATTTGAGTACAGCATAGAATAAATACTTATTATATTTCCTTGATACTCTAAAGATTCTTTACTTACTATTTTTAAGAAAGCTTCTAAAATAACAATTGCATAATCATGAAAATTTATAATTTGTTTATAGTCATTAGTCTGTTCTGGATAAATCCATCCATAATTAATTAGCTTTCTAATCAAATAATTTGCTTTTTCCCTATTATTGTTCAACTGTTCATCTTCTTCATTTTCAATATCATAATTAATTAATCCTAAATATTCTTCAATTTCATCAACTAATATGTCTTTATCAATACCATAGGACAAACCATTTTGAACCAATTTATATATTAAAGAAATAATTTTAATATATAGAGTCTTTCCTTGGCTGGAAAGTGGAACAAAAAAGTTTTCTGGAACTATTTCAAATATATTAATTTCCTTCATTATTTCTCCTTAAATTCTCTATTTTACTTATATATTACCATATTTCTTATTAGAATTATATTCAGTAATATAATTAAAGCTGAGACTTCCTAAAATATATGAAAATCTCAGCTTATACTATATATTTTCTTAATCAACTCGAAACTTTTGACTTTCTATTCTCTTAACGTTTGATAAAAACTAATCTCCATTTAAATCTATACTCTGTATAAAAATAAGGCATACAAAAATTTGTACACCTTTCGTTGATTTATATTTAATTCGAAAATTAGATATAATAGCTCTAACTTATTATTCTTATTATATAAAAAGTTCCTTAATAAAATCCCCTAACATTGATGTTTACTATAAATTGTTATATTGTTAACTTTTTTCATTCTAATCTTCTTAACTTTTTTTATTCTTAAATTGTAAAAAACTTTTATTCAAACCCATATTACTTTAAAAGAATATTTAATGTAAACTTCAAAAACATATTAATTTTTAACAAGGTTTATTGAAATATGTAATTATTCTCCATCTAAATGCGAATCTAATATTTGGATCTTCACAAAAGTATTAGGATCTGTTTTTTTAACTTGATCCCATTTCATAAATACTCACTCCTTTTATCAAACATATAATTTGGCATATAATTTATTTCAGCAATTCACCTTTTGATACTGGCCATTCTATATAACTTTTTATATCTCATTTTCTTACCTCGATCATATCATAAATTTAAATTTTAATTTAAATGCTCATATGTCTATTCTATAATCATTTACACTTGTTATCATGTGACTTACTTAATAAGGTTTTATTATTTATCGTTTATAATAAGCGACTTGCTGCTAATTAATATTCAAATAATCATTATTATTAATCTTTACTTCACCTAGTCCTTTAATATTAAACAGCTGTTCTGTTGTTTTTGGCTTATTCTCAACAAGATTATTAATCGTGCTACCAGAAAAAGCATAATGATATTTTAAAGCATTATATCCTTCTTCTTTTTATAAACTCGAATAAATTCTCCATCACTATTTATATTTACGTCTCCCAAAAGCTGTTTTGTCTCAATAACACAAATATATTTCTTTGTTATAATCAAATATTGATTATATGATATTTTATTGAGAAAGATATGATGATATGTACATTTAATATAATCAAAAAAAGAATGTACTAAAATATTTTAATACATTCTCTCTATTTCTATTATTTTAAAAATACTTTTCTACATCTTTTATGCTTTCAATATCCAAAATATCTTCAATAATTAAATTCAATTTATCACTATCTAAATTTTCTATTTTTTCATTATAATCACTATTTAAATCTCCAAATTTTTTAATAAGTAAATTTTCAACTCTTCTTATATCCTTTAATCTAGAACTTTCTCTTTCTTTTTCTATCCCCTTTTCTATTCCTTCTTTCTCAACTTTTTCTTTCATCTCTTTAATCATAAATGCATTATTAGCCACCATATTTTCCACTCCTTCTCTATTAGCTTCTAATATTTCAACTACATTTTTTCTTATAGTCTCATCAACAGTATTTCTAAGCCAATGCTTTAATATTTCTTTTTCTCTATTTGTTAATTTATTAAATTTTCTTCATTTAAATCATTTGCCCAAGATGCATTGAGTATTTCTTTAACTAAATTCAAAAACACTATTTTATTTGAATAAAGATCCTTATAGGATCTATCATGTATATTATTAATAGCCTTTTTATAACCCATTATTTTACCTCAATTATATCATAAATTTAGATTTAAGCGCTCATTTATCTATAATATAATTATTTCCAATCGTAAGTAAAATACACGTACATATGTTCTCGTTTAAAAAATAAGCTAATATTCTCTAAATTCAGAAAATTTTAGCTTATTTTTTAAACTTTAAATTTTAATCTTTAATATTTCTTCTTTACTGAGTTTTGAATATTTAATTATTTTCTCTATTGGCTCATTATCTTTCAGCATCTCTAATGCTATCTCTAATGCCTTCTTTTTTTCACCTTCTTCTCTGCCCTTTTCTATTCCTTCTTCTATTTTCTCTCTATCTCTTTCCAATAAAGTCATGTAAGATCTTGATTGTGCTTCGCACTTTTTCACAATGTGCACCTCCACTGAAATATCACTTTTAACTTCCTTCACTCTTCTATGTATATTCTTAACAAGATTTCCTTTAGCATGCTTTACCTTATAATCTGTTGAATCTTCTACATAAGCAAGGAATTCCAATAGCTCATCACTTAAATCATTCATAATTCCTTTGGAATTTAATATTATTTTCTGAGCTTCATCGTTTAACATTATACTACTATCTTCTAAGCACATATTTTGAAAAGTATATTTATGGCGGCCTTTATCAAATAAATCAAATGTGCAGATAAATATAATATAACTTTTTGCTAGTTTTCTATAATCTTCACCTTTACTTATTAGGTCTAAATCAATGTTTCCTTGATAATATTGAAACCTTTTAGTTTAAAGTTTTATTCATCTTACTACCTTTACCTTTTTTATCTTTTGTTTAAATTTTAAAAGGAATTGCTTAAAATCAGCAATTCCTTCTAATATAAATTTGGTTAATGAGCATCATTTAGTATTTAATATAATTTTACTTGGGGATATACCATACTTGATTAAATATTGTTTTGTTTTTTCACTATTAACATAAAACACAGCCTCATCACACTCGTCAAATGCATCACGTCCTATACTTTCCACACTATCTGGAATTATTATCCTTTTTAAACTAACACACCTTTCAAATGCACTATCTCCAATACTAGTTACACTATCTGGAATTGTTACATCTGTTAAAAACTCACAATTATAAAATCCTCTATTTCCTATGCTTTTTATCTCAATATCTCCTATTTTTCCTGGTATAACTAATGGAATACCAGTTTTTCCCGGACCCCAAGGGACATTTCTATTAAATTTTACAATTCCGCTAGTTGACTTAAGAATATCAAACTCCCCAGCTTTAATACATTCTATCCCAACTCCATTATCATCTAAATACCAGCCATCTACATCTTGATTCTTTTCCATATATCCAAAAGTACCGAAATAATACCAGTTTCCAGAAATATATCTCCAACCTTTAGCCCATGAATCGCCCTCTGAATACCACCAGCCATTAGAATTTTGTTGCCATTCTGCACTTGCACCTATTGGATTTAATAATAATACTGAAGCTACTACCAATACACTAGCTATTACTTTTGTTAATTTTAACTTTTTCATATTCTCCCCCACTTTTTACCACTTGATTTTAAATTAATGTTTTATTATATTTTAACATAATTACCAATAATATTCGCTTGTATCACAAAACAGTAACTTTATCTATTTTTATATCCTCCTTCCAACTTCTAACATTTTTACTGTATCCTCCGCTAATTCCTTATCAATAGTACTTCCAGGCATAAATCTTATCTTCTTAAAAGCTCCTTAATACACTTCATAGGCCTTCTCATAAACTCATCCCTAGAAACTCAATCACATTTTCTCCTATTACACTCATTATGTTTTTATCATCAACAATAATTTTCACATTATCTATATTAAAAGCTTTAATTTTACTTTTATCATCGATATTATTATCTGTTTCAATGGATATTTCACTATAACGTCTATTTAGCTCCTTTAATGCTTGCTTCTAGTTGTTCTCTACCTTTTAATGATCCAACTAATACCTCTCTTTTTAAGGAAGCTCGACTCACATTCGTTCGCTGAGTAAGCGATTCACTCAAAATCATAGATTTTGGTTCTCTGCTTAAAGTATTCATCTTTTAAATAATCCTTTTTCCCTACAGGCTCTATTGCTCTTTCATAACTTGAGTAAGAAGACTCATCAATGATTTCATCTAGAAAATCTTCTATGAGATTTGTAGTTGAAGGCAGAAACGGTATTGCTCCTATATTAACTTCTTCTATACTCCTATAAAATTTATGATTTTTAAATTCTTCTTCATTATTATATGGGAACAATACAAATGCTCCAAAGATACAGTTATTTATAGATTCACTAGGATTTTTTATTTTATCTTTACGTTCTAATAATTTATCTTTGTTATTTATTGCACTTCCTGCTTTTTTCATAGGTGCGTAAATAATGGCATCTCTATTAAGTTCCGAATTGTGCTTCGCACTCTTTTTATAGGTGTGTATTGTATTAATATCCTCTTCCTTATGGGCAGCACTTCCATATGCCTGAATATATTCTGGAGATGTATCTATCTTATATTTTGCATCAAATATAAATTCATATGATTTAATGCTGCTATATTTATGCATTGAATGAAGAAGTTTCTCGACAACTAGATCAAAAAACTCTAGTGAAAATAGCTAATTTCTTCGGTGTATTTGTTGATTATCTTCTCGGCAGAACTAACATTATTACTTCGGACAAACAACAAAAATCTAATTTAGCAGAACAGTTTACTTTAAAGCTCATTGAGCAGCTTGAAAATGACGGCTATACAATTACTGAAAAAGATCTACCAAATTTAATATTGGCAGCTAAAATAACATTGGCGCAAAATAAAAAAAATCAAGATGATTAAAGTTCATCCTGATTTTTTTATTACATAAAGATAAATATTCATTTTTTACTATAGAAATT from the Clostridium beijerinckii genome contains:
- a CDS encoding leucine-rich repeat domain-containing protein, which translates into the protein MKKLKLTKVIASVLVVASVLLLNPIGASAEWQQNSNGWWYSEGDSWAKGWRYISGNWYYFGTFGYMEKNQDVDGWYLDDNGVGIECIKAGEFDILKSTSGIVKFNRNVPWGPGKTGIPLVIPGKIGDIEIKSIGNRGFYNCEFLTDVTIPDSVTSIGDSAFERCVSLKRIIIPDSVESIGRDAFDECDEAVFYVNSEKTKQYLIKYGISPSKIILNTK
- a CDS encoding ATP-binding protein gives rise to the protein MMKRLTGIRLVNWHAFKDETIEIKNSALLSGENGAGKSTILDAIQFVLTCSKNNFNKAANENSKRSLSGYVRFKTGREDNEFERSGDVSAHVALEFYEESKKNYFIIGAVIDSASETSEKILWYRVEKCRFEDVTFIVNNEPADIANFRLYGKELNMTFSSTRIVDAKKDFSHRLGRLNEKFFELLPKALAFKPISNVKEFVYTYILEEKSVNIDELRENIRTFKEFEDILNEVKVKIKKLEEIEVKYSSYESISRTISLHEFIVLKAEEELLKEEIEQKIKEITALNVNIDTLINKNNVIYDEINDKTKIANNIQADLYSNSEYNALKAMKNSLEQAEKDYRHEKENKNGFLKQFSEQKSYIKELSRLLLDTDTIGDFYNKMISLDENSIEEYKTTSINTENVIDKTKQDKEKYRAGNEYELKQKEDNRKDIEKQISELEKRNLQYPKEVILLKEEIIKETRKLGREIVPKILCELLEVTDPVWKNAVEGYLNTQRFYLIVDEEDFDSVLKIYERLSKAQGLHSVGVINTGGLAKYDNPLENSLAEVVVSKSTDAKRYINMILGNVIRCTNVSELKEHKTSITPTCMMYKNNVARAINPKIYKTPYIGEDAYKYQLEQAKANLNILLSEINVLKENISIVTNIIKIINKLKLENLREKCDVLKRIVDISNKVSTLKEEIFELEKNNSYMALQIKLNEVQEEIESLNLSKKKIENELINKKGNLSSINNIIDDKRRILSIKKVQVEENKNKIGSLAKEAEERFIKETESKSFEVIKNNFNVSKEGNKTKLSKTEEDLKNLQGSYNITYDFGAEVGINGINTFLDELDNLVKSKVIEYEEQVKTSRKNAEEEFKEHFLSKIQENINTAKSEFKGLNKGLKDVKFGNEEYEFKIGKSKENKEYYDMIMDNENIGEGFTLFSTTYENKHKELLNELFDKLTLDNESNEAELIKLTDYRNYMSYDIEIKYSDNTTSLFSKVCREKSGGETQTPFYVAMAASFLQLYKGVSSSSESIGIILFDEAFDKMDDARIMSMMEFYDKFNSQLQLLIGAPPQKIEPITPYVNTVLLAIKADKFSIIEDMINEKL
- a CDS encoding nuclease domain-containing protein, coding for MHKYSSIKSYEFIFDAKYKIDTSPEYIQAYGSAAHKEEDINTIHTYKKSAKHNSELNRDAIIYAPMKKAGSAINNKDKLLERKDKIKNPSESINNCIFGAFVLFPYNNEEEFKNHKFYRSIEEVNIGAIPFLPSTTNLIEDFLDEIIDESSYSSYERAIEPVGKKDYLKDEYFKQRTKIYDFE
- a CDS encoding Wadjet anti-phage system protein JetA family protein — translated: MKEINIFEIVPENFFVPLSSQGKTLYIKIISLIYKLVQNGLSYGIDKDILVDEIEEYLGLINYDIENEEDEQLNNNREKANYLIRKLINYGWIYPEQTNDYKQIINFHDYAIVILEAFLKIVSKESLEYQGNIISIYSMLYSNEKAGVVIKQVFENTKGIISGLKNLNSNIKKYMDRLTKQKTPEEIMQEFFGNYTKEVIDKAYHRLKTSENVSKYRPKIIEKLNESLNNSEFLSEAGEFYREDEELGSLDEGIEKVKDIVHNIINAFNELDDIMHDIDSKNAKYIRAAVTRAKFLLNNSKDMTGIIKGILEYISNEYKELELSLSSDYLEEVTDLFTLYSYGYVDETSLYIANEGKKSFKPGKILSDTLSREERQRKIDEFKKKQEKQYSPKKVNEIVDELLGDKKMVLASEIEINSVDDFIKIIYIRLYGNHILSKYSINRKDIIASNNGFTFKNFEIWRK
- a CDS encoding DUF4194 domain-containing protein, whose amino-acid sequence is MIYDSLSIKEKDEFKRVCNKLLSYCLICKQKEDTKKDYYFAEGHKDAINEYFEPLGFELEINKSIKAAQLINKFGNNKISLKLIDSITLLILRILYQEKMQELSLSQVVIVEIEEIQSRFMALGFKDRLMDKTLLRQALRTLKKFNIIETLDRDITLSDARIIVYPTIQMIVRSENITSIYEKLETYKRKGVKDDEEVNGD
- a CDS encoding DUF4351 domain-containing protein; this encodes MVANNAFMIKEMKEKVEKEGIEKGIEKERESSRLKDIRRVENLLIKKFGDLNSDYNEKIENLDSDKLNLIIEDILDIESIKDVEKYF